A window of the Cutaneotrichosporon cavernicola HIS019 DNA, chromosome: 6 genome harbors these coding sequences:
- the RKM5 gene encoding uncharacterized protein (Lysine methyltransferase), translating to MAVPANPGALFVNIGDAVLVEDVDEEIMDLYIGLEEHTGGLGYLDGRAPELSLVLDLVPPAVEVMAEEPVGKRRMRRKEKAKTVESVSLDVVVTQDPGALRARSGETGSVLWRSSFHLARHILTQLLFPTASTLLSVSELASAKVLELGAGTGVLASLIGPLAGSYIATDRRENLKLVQRNVDNNASAAIKIATKALGGDPQPAITAELDWEQVSAACARARTKGETYALPSGSPGADADLVLAVDCIYNEHLVQPLVDTLAAACVRGAVAWVVVEKRSPDVLRHFLDTWQSDSAGFTIVRLGDEAMGRWEGERGRWVGWIGWTKS from the exons ATGGCCGTTCCTGCGAATCCGGGCGCCCTCTTCGTCAACATCGGGGACGCTGTCCTCGTAGAGGACGTagatgaggag ATCATGGATCTCTACattggcctcgaggagcacaCGGGCGGACTTGGGTACCTCGACGGTCGGGCCCCCGAGCTGtcgctcgtgctcgacctcgtccctCCGGCTGTGGAGGtgatggccgaggagccGGTGGGGAAGCGACGGAtgcggaggaaggagaaggccaaAACCGTTGAGAGTGTGTccctcgacgtcgttgtCACGCAGGATCCTGGTGCACTACGGGCCCGGAGTGGGGAGACAGGCAGTGTGCTCTGGCGGAGCAG cttccatctcgcgcgacaCATCCTTACGCAGCTTCTGTTCCCAACAGCCTCCACGCTCTTGTCTGTCTCCGAGCTCGCTTCCGCTaaggtcctcgagcttggagcgGGGACAGGAGTGCTCGCATCACTTATCGGTCCTCTTGCCGGGTCGTATATCGCAACGGACCGACGAGAGAATCTCAAGCTCGTGCAGCGGAATGTAGACAACAACGCGTCGGCGGCCATCAAGATCGCGACCAAGGCTCTCGGCGGAGATCCCCAGCCCGCCATCACAGCTGAGCTGGACTGGGAACAAGTTtcggcggcgtgcgcgcgtGCCCGAACCAAGGGTGAGACGTATGCGCTCCCATCTGGTTCACCAGGTGCGGATGCCGACCTCGTATTGGCCGTCGACTGCATCTACAACGAGCATCTGGTGCAGCCTCTGGTCGACACGCTCGCAGCAGCGTGTGTCCGCGGCGCTGTTGCCTGGGTTGTGGTCGAGAAGCGTTCTCCTGATGTG CTGAGGCACTTCCTCGACACTTGGCAGAGTGACTCTGCGGGGTTCACCATTGTCCGCCTGGGTGACGAGGCCATGGGCCGTTGGGAGGGTGAACGCGGGCGCTGGGTCGGCTGGATCGGGTGGACAAAGTcgtga